Proteins encoded in a region of the Triticum dicoccoides isolate Atlit2015 ecotype Zavitan chromosome 3A, WEW_v2.0, whole genome shotgun sequence genome:
- the LOC119272706 gene encoding uncharacterized protein At1g28695-like — MMGIQPNLLNQLVSLLLGASVAGVLIFFMSSDGIGAGPSTPGISSWVNETMAVPVAPAHEANHTSASKVDGVASPQEANHNTSQAAGDELERLLRTVADEHKTVIMTSVNEAWAAEGSLLDLLLESFRAGERIAHFVDHLLVVALDAGALERCRAVHPHCYLLPPLAGGKDLSEEKVFMSKDYLDLVWSKVRLQQRILELGYNFLFTDVDIMWFRNPFERMSVAAHMVTSSDFYFGDPYSPVNAPNTGFLYVRSSARMVGVFEAWQAARLSFPGKHEQQVFNEIKFELVDKRGLRVQFLDTVHNAGFCNNTRDFNTLYTMHANCCVGLAAKLHDLGNLMKEWRAYMGMDDAQRQRGPVRWKVPGICLIAMHM; from the exons ATGATGGGGATCCAGCCGAACCTGCTGAACCAGCTGGTGTCGCTCCTCCTCGGGGCGTCCGTCGCCGGGGTGCTCATCTTCTTCATGTCCTCGGACGGGATCGGCGCCGGGCCGTCCACGCCCGGCATATCCAGCTGGGTCAATGAAACCATGGCGGTGCCGGTCGCTCCTGCGCACGAGGCTAACCACACGAGCGCAAGCAAGGTCGACGGCGTTGCCTCCCCGCAGGAGGCCAACCACAACACTAGCCAG GCGGCGGGGGACGagctggagcggctgctgcggacggTGGCGGACGAGCACAAGACGGTGATCATGACGTCGGTGAACGAGGCGTGGGCGGCGGAGGGCTCGCTGCTGGACCTCTTGCTCGAGAGCTTCCGCGCCGGGGAGCGGATCGCGCACTTCGTGGACCACCTCCTCGTCGTGGCCCTCGACGCCGGGGCGCTGGAGCGGTGCCGGGCCGTGCACCCGCACTGCTACCTCCTGCCGCCCCTGGCCGGCGGCAAGGACCTCTCGGAGGAGAAGGTGTTCATGAGCAAGGACTACCTCGACCTGGTGTGGAGCAAGGTCCGGCTGCAGCAGAGGATCCTCGAGCTCGGCTACAACTTCCTCTTCACG GATGTGGACATTATGTGGTTCCGCAACCCATTCGAGCGGATGTCGGTGGCGGCGCACATGGTGACCTCATCGGACTTCTACTTCGGTGACCCATACAGCCCCGTGAACGCCCCCAACACGGGGTTCCTGTACGTGAGGTCGAGTGCGCGCATGGTGGGCGTCTTTGAGGCATGGCAAGCTGCGAGGCTGTCCTTCCCGGGGAAGCACGAGCAGCAGGTGTTCAACGAGATCAAGTTCGAGCTGGTCGACAAGCGCGGGCTTCGGGTGCAGTTCCTCGACACGGTGCACAACGCCGGGTTCTGCAACAACACCCGGGACTTCAACACGCTCTACACCATGCACGCCAACTGCTGCGTCGGCCTCGCCGCCAAGCTCCACGACCTCGGGAACCTGATGAAGGAGTGGCGCGCgtacatggggatggacgacgcacaGCGCCAGCGCGGCCCCGTGCGGTGGAAGGTCCCTGGGATATGCTTAATAGCAATGCACATGTAG